A genomic region of Nostoc sp. UHCC 0702 contains the following coding sequences:
- a CDS encoding carboxypeptidase regulatory-like domain-containing protein: MTDTTGKPVAGARVVATTSQQRRFSVTNDAGVYYLERLPQSTYKLKVNDQIAQPNTVTLNESSQHFRLN; the protein is encoded by the coding sequence GTGACAGATACCACAGGTAAACCAGTTGCAGGTGCACGTGTAGTTGCAACAACATCACAACAACGCCGTTTTTCTGTGACTAATGATGCTGGCGTTTACTATCTAGAGCGTTTGCCACAAAGCACCTATAAACTTAAAGTTAATGATCAAATAGCTCAACCAAATACAGTCACGCTGAACGAATCCTCTCAACATTTTCGCTTAAATTAA
- a CDS encoding metal-binding protein, whose amino-acid sequence MAKPKVDSISSAARKDGRLVWNHSTHLSGLIPILERLCQQDGIQTVTPGVIGRVKGHCPKMQLRVSVPIRGGYKVIARQGKTVQEVFILTTLDQDKFADAIAIAMKN is encoded by the coding sequence ATGGCTAAACCCAAGGTAGACTCTATCTCCTCAGCTGCTCGCAAAGATGGCAGACTAGTCTGGAATCACTCCACACATCTTTCTGGTCTCATCCCCATTTTAGAACGTCTCTGTCAACAAGATGGGATTCAAACTGTCACGCCTGGAGTGATTGGGCGGGTGAAGGGTCATTGTCCGAAAATGCAATTGCGTGTATCTGTACCGATTCGCGGTGGTTATAAAGTAATTGCCCGACAAGGTAAAACAGTACAAGAAGTGTTTATCCTGACCACTTTAGATCAGGATAAATTTGCAGATGCAATTGCGATCGCCATGAAAAATTAA
- the clpS gene encoding ATP-dependent Clp protease adapter ClpS, with the protein MVTRLSAAVYGMGTAPTVAPERSNQVTRKTYPNYKVIVLNDDFNTFQHVAECLTKYIPGMTSDRAWELTNQVHYEGQAIVWVGPQEPAELYHQQLRRAGLTMAPLEAA; encoded by the coding sequence ATGGTTACAAGACTTTCAGCAGCTGTTTATGGAATGGGTACAGCACCAACTGTAGCTCCTGAACGGTCTAATCAAGTTACCCGCAAGACTTATCCGAATTATAAAGTCATTGTTCTCAACGATGACTTCAATACTTTTCAACATGTGGCTGAATGTTTAACTAAGTATATTCCAGGGATGACCAGCGATCGCGCTTGGGAGTTGACCAATCAGGTACACTATGAAGGACAAGCGATCGTTTGGGTAGGCCCCCAAGAACCAGCTGAACTGTATCACCAACAGTTGCGTCGCGCTGGCTTGACTATGGCTCCTCTGGAAGCAGCTTAA
- a CDS encoding FAD-dependent oxidoreductase: MKRRHKVAVQTSLFSISLISTFIAPYSHIVAAPPRTPDKTVNCEILVVGGGLSGVATAYEGLLAGRTVCLLEITDWLGGQISSQGTSALDERPTQRSLQFYSRGYLELRDRIRRKYGELNPGDCWVSDSCFLPRDAHTILTQMLLDAEKRGKSKLQWFPNTVIKELEISADGKIINGAIAIQHQPPKGAPSINSFTLSQNIEDAYSYANSSRLTKSIIRLVPKQVKGNAPKWYVVDASETGEIIALADVPYRLGIDGRSYLEPSASSATNDPYCTQGFTYTFAMEATKEPQPQTMPPFYLQYSPYFSYELSRLANFDLVFTYRRIWSPTKGQPTKFGGVSFTAATPGDISMQNWTWGNDYRPGTAADNLIYTRQQLQATGQLNPGGWMGGLRTESLGKAEEKALSYYYWLVAGTTDSQLGEGVKQPRPNNRFLSGIDSPMGTVHGLSKYPYMREARRIIGRPSWGQPEGFGIWEIDISRRDYNDQYYRNTLPADMYRQLKAALAGLEAASVIAGKIPPDQAMRRTRSTIFPDAVGIGHYAIDFHPCMVQSPPETPGNIERPGERRGGGQAYPFQIALRAMIPQKIDNLLVGGKSIATSHIAAAAYRVHSFEWSAGAAAGTVAAFSLKNAVAPYELVDDLPEPEPQLQALKRLLEQNGNPTAFPNTSIFNQNWQDWK; this comes from the coding sequence ATGAAGCGCAGACACAAAGTTGCTGTCCAGACATCACTCTTTAGTATTAGTTTAATATCTACCTTCATCGCACCATATTCTCATATTGTCGCCGCACCACCAAGAACCCCAGACAAAACCGTGAATTGCGAGATTTTAGTTGTGGGTGGTGGTTTATCCGGTGTCGCCACAGCATACGAGGGGTTATTAGCAGGAAGAACAGTTTGTCTGTTGGAAATTACTGACTGGCTGGGAGGACAAATTTCTTCTCAAGGCACATCTGCGTTAGATGAACGACCAACACAGCGTTCTCTGCAATTCTATTCTCGCGGTTATTTGGAACTGCGCGATCGCATTCGGCGTAAGTATGGGGAACTTAACCCTGGTGACTGCTGGGTAAGCGACTCTTGCTTTCTCCCCCGCGATGCTCATACCATTTTGACTCAAATGCTCCTAGATGCCGAAAAACGGGGTAAAAGTAAGTTACAATGGTTTCCCAACACCGTGATTAAGGAATTAGAAATTAGTGCTGATGGCAAAATCATTAATGGTGCGATCGCTATTCAACATCAACCCCCAAAAGGCGCACCATCCATCAACAGCTTTACCTTATCTCAAAACATTGAAGATGCTTATAGTTACGCAAACTCTTCTAGGTTAACTAAAAGCATTATCCGCCTAGTTCCCAAACAAGTTAAAGGTAATGCCCCAAAGTGGTACGTCGTAGACGCTAGCGAAACTGGAGAAATTATTGCCCTCGCAGATGTCCCCTACAGATTAGGTATTGATGGACGTTCCTACCTAGAACCTTCTGCATCCAGCGCCACAAACGACCCCTATTGCACTCAAGGCTTTACTTATACTTTTGCAATGGAGGCAACCAAGGAACCACAACCGCAGACAATGCCCCCATTCTATTTACAATACTCCCCATACTTCAGTTATGAACTATCCCGACTGGCAAACTTTGATTTAGTTTTCACCTACCGTCGGATTTGGAGTCCCACCAAAGGGCAACCTACGAAATTTGGCGGTGTCAGCTTTACTGCTGCCACACCGGGCGACATCTCCATGCAAAACTGGACTTGGGGGAACGACTACCGCCCCGGAACCGCTGCTGATAACTTGATTTACACTCGTCAACAACTGCAAGCTACTGGGCAATTAAATCCTGGTGGTTGGATGGGGGGACTGCGGACAGAAAGTCTGGGCAAAGCTGAAGAAAAAGCCCTCTCATATTATTACTGGTTGGTCGCTGGCACTACAGATTCACAACTAGGGGAAGGTGTAAAGCAACCGCGACCAAATAACCGCTTCTTATCAGGCATAGATTCCCCAATGGGTACAGTGCATGGCTTATCGAAGTATCCTTATATGCGAGAAGCACGGCGCATTATTGGACGACCTAGTTGGGGACAACCAGAAGGCTTTGGCATTTGGGAAATTGATATTTCTCGCCGTGACTACAATGATCAATATTACCGTAACACTCTACCAGCAGATATGTATCGTCAGTTAAAAGCAGCACTTGCTGGTTTAGAAGCTGCATCAGTAATTGCAGGGAAAATCCCACCAGACCAAGCAATGCGGCGGACTCGTTCCACTATTTTCCCGGATGCTGTGGGTATTGGTCACTACGCCATAGACTTTCATCCTTGCATGGTTCAAAGCCCACCAGAAACCCCTGGTAACATAGAACGTCCAGGTGAAAGGCGCGGCGGGGGTCAAGCCTATCCCTTCCAAATTGCGCTGCGGGCCATGATTCCCCAGAAAATTGATAATTTATTGGTAGGAGGTAAAAGTATTGCCACTAGTCACATTGCCGCCGCCGCTTATCGGGTACACTCCTTTGAATGGTCTGCTGGTGCAGCTGCGGGGACTGTTGCAGCTTTTTCGCTGAAAAATGCCGTTGCACCCTATGAACTAGTGGATGATTTACCCGAACCAGAACCACAACTGCAAGCCCTGAAACGTCTGTTAGAGCAAAATGGCAACCCCACAGCTTTCCCCAATACATCAATTTTTAATCAAAACTGGCAAGATTGGAAGTGA
- a CDS encoding DNA cytosine methyltransferase has protein sequence MKQLSLSLDLSSSEPINKAWFQEILAILGVRQEPAWTDNFGQSLRQWLIQQGYTPIKTLSLFSGGGGLDIAFHDAGFEIIQMVELEAKYVQTLQRNTLPGKWLEDSEPVCIDIRNYLPPSNFQVDFIIGGPPCQTFSAAGRRAAGVSGTNDARGTLFQEYVRILDVLQPKGFLFENVYGITGANAGAAWQEIQEAFRKVGYNIYFRILDAADYGVPQHRERLFIVGIKEGEYLFPYPTHGPDSLNQNSYYSAREAVEGANISDVEVGLSGRYGHLLDQIPPGLNYSFYTKEMGYPHPIFSWRSKFSDFLYKADPTTPVRTIKAQGGQYTGPFSWENRRFSIAELKRLQTIPDDYEIVGNSQVTIEQIGNSVPPQLGRILALSILEQVMKCELPFDISYLPHNKKLNFRQRKRKLTEIYAQKAKSAIADLRNTGKILSLTRSHYEDKGKTIRFISPDFSWTKELTSEGVKIYLSYDLNDSCWLITAGINENWADEDQFFIEINPSYGYDDWVLETHSVKLCAKALEPQIFTSLWKAFEEKLTEVTGKADLVQLSGYYQYDARISGIITFNPKLKVDPLWRVIQCVTRCIGTATQFSAIELADRWGVKSENVFSYLQSLRTIGYEVRNHNTNPQIPPGKYLIPYAFPTLNPKSVQLRKSL, from the coding sequence ATGAAACAGTTGTCTCTTTCCTTGGATTTGTCTAGCTCTGAGCCAATTAATAAAGCTTGGTTCCAAGAGATTTTAGCAATTCTTGGAGTGAGACAAGAACCTGCATGGACTGATAACTTTGGTCAATCACTCCGTCAATGGCTAATACAGCAGGGATATACCCCAATTAAAACACTCAGCTTATTTTCTGGTGGTGGAGGGCTAGACATTGCATTTCATGATGCTGGTTTTGAAATAATTCAAATGGTAGAGCTTGAAGCCAAGTATGTTCAAACTTTACAAAGGAATACTCTACCAGGGAAATGGCTAGAAGACTCGGAACCTGTGTGTATTGATATTAGAAACTATTTACCGCCATCGAATTTTCAAGTTGATTTCATTATTGGAGGCCCACCTTGCCAAACCTTCTCTGCTGCTGGACGTAGAGCAGCCGGAGTGTCTGGAACAAATGATGCTAGAGGTACACTATTCCAAGAATATGTTCGTATTCTTGATGTACTTCAGCCTAAAGGATTTCTCTTTGAAAATGTATATGGAATCACTGGGGCGAATGCAGGAGCAGCTTGGCAAGAAATTCAAGAAGCTTTTAGAAAAGTTGGCTACAATATTTATTTTCGTATTCTTGATGCAGCTGATTATGGAGTACCTCAACATCGTGAACGTTTATTTATTGTCGGCATAAAAGAGGGTGAATATTTATTTCCCTATCCTACTCATGGCCCTGATTCTCTCAATCAAAATTCCTATTACTCAGCAAGAGAAGCTGTAGAAGGTGCTAATATTTCAGATGTAGAAGTGGGTTTAAGTGGGCGCTACGGGCATTTACTCGATCAGATTCCGCCTGGACTTAACTATAGTTTTTATACTAAAGAAATGGGTTATCCTCACCCAATATTTAGCTGGAGGTCAAAGTTTTCAGATTTTCTGTATAAAGCAGATCCAACAACTCCAGTGCGAACAATTAAAGCTCAAGGAGGACAATACACTGGGCCTTTCAGTTGGGAAAATCGAAGATTTTCTATTGCAGAGTTAAAGCGGTTACAAACTATTCCTGATGACTATGAAATTGTTGGTAATAGCCAAGTTACGATTGAACAAATTGGCAACTCTGTGCCTCCTCAATTAGGTAGAATATTAGCTCTTAGTATTCTAGAGCAAGTTATGAAATGTGAATTGCCTTTTGATATAAGTTATTTACCTCATAATAAAAAACTAAATTTTAGGCAGCGTAAGAGAAAACTAACAGAAATTTATGCTCAAAAAGCTAAATCTGCAATTGCTGATTTACGTAATACTGGAAAAATTTTGTCTTTAACTCGTTCACACTATGAAGACAAAGGAAAAACTATCAGATTTATATCTCCTGATTTTTCTTGGACTAAAGAACTAACTTCTGAAGGTGTAAAAATTTATCTATCTTACGATTTGAATGATTCATGCTGGCTAATCACAGCAGGTATTAATGAAAATTGGGCAGACGAAGATCAATTCTTTATAGAGATTAATCCGTCTTATGGTTATGATGACTGGGTTCTCGAAACACATTCAGTTAAGCTTTGTGCAAAGGCTCTTGAACCACAAATCTTTACATCTCTTTGGAAAGCTTTTGAAGAAAAGTTAACTGAAGTTACAGGCAAAGCAGATTTAGTGCAGTTATCTGGATATTATCAGTATGATGCTCGAATTAGTGGAATAATAACTTTTAATCCTAAATTAAAGGTTGATCCACTTTGGCGCGTAATCCAATGTGTTACGAGGTGTATTGGTACTGCTACTCAATTTTCAGCCATAGAGCTTGCAGATAGGTGGGGTGTAAAATCAGAAAATGTATTCTCCTATCTTCAGTCTTTGCGGACTATAGGCTACGAAGTTAGAAATCATAACACTAACCCACAAATTCCACCCGGTAAGTATTTGATTCCTTACGCCTTTCCTACACTAAATCCTAAGAGTGTGCAACTTCGCAAAAGTCTTTAA
- a CDS encoding AbrB/MazE/SpoVT family DNA-binding domain-containing protein: MNTVQLIMDGNNQTVILPKEFQLEGNEVYIKKIGNAVILISKENHWQTLFESFNLFSEDFMTSREQPYLDIRETL, from the coding sequence ATGAATACTGTTCAGTTAATCATGGACGGCAATAATCAAACAGTTATTTTACCTAAAGAATTTCAATTAGAAGGCAATGAAGTTTACATAAAAAAAATAGGCAATGCTGTTATTTTAATCTCCAAAGAAAATCATTGGCAAACATTATTTGAGAGTTTTAATCTGTTTTCGGAGGATTTTATGACAAGCAGAGAGCAGCCTTATTTAGATATAAGAGAGACTCTATAA
- a CDS encoding GDYXXLXY domain-containing protein yields MVLWRFIVPLLIQTAFILAVPAQSVYTVVTGKTAILQTQPVDPYDLLRGYSVTLGYEISRVDNLAKLPGWTDLLKQHPGTDKKYQPLAPATSFYVILQEEKSSGKVPQAWKPVRVSGELPTSLPANQIALQGRYSRYNLVSYGLENYYIPEDQRNDINQDISAARPTKSGQRQPIVVEVKVNAQGQAVPISMWVRDRKYQF; encoded by the coding sequence ATAGTTCTTTGGCGGTTTATTGTACCTTTGCTGATTCAAACAGCATTTATTTTAGCAGTACCGGCTCAATCAGTTTACACAGTTGTCACAGGCAAAACGGCTATTTTGCAAACTCAACCTGTAGATCCTTACGATTTACTGCGCGGTTATTCGGTGACACTGGGTTATGAAATTTCTCGTGTAGATAATTTAGCAAAACTTCCTGGTTGGACAGATTTGTTAAAGCAACATCCTGGTACTGACAAAAAATATCAGCCTTTAGCGCCAGCAACCAGCTTCTACGTCATTCTGCAAGAAGAAAAATCTTCTGGTAAAGTTCCTCAAGCGTGGAAACCTGTGCGGGTAAGTGGAGAACTTCCGACTTCCCTACCTGCAAATCAAATAGCTTTGCAAGGTCGTTACAGTCGCTATAATTTAGTTTCTTACGGCTTGGAAAATTATTATATCCCAGAGGATCAACGTAACGATATTAATCAGGATATTTCAGCAGCCAGACCAACTAAATCAGGACAAAGACAACCGATAGTAGTAGAAGTGAAAGTTAATGCCCAAGGTCAAGCTGTACCTATCAGTATGTGGGTACGCGATCGCAAATATCAATTTTAA
- a CDS encoding DUF2157 domain-containing protein, whose translation MLLDNFRRKLRTEAQLWQSEGLIDADLYQRLAQRYEFDHLETAARDRFVFILIAVGAILLGLGVITFVAANWQALTRAVKLILLLSLFLVTNIAGFSLWKPATRNNQTSRDRQRRQRVLGEGLLIVGSLTIGANMALLAQMYHVSGSSYELFLGWGLAVLLMAYTLRLTSLGMLALILMLIGSRIGFFNWYFGVDELTWGKTVIEHLPLVLSLLFVPLAYWCRSRWIFRITAIAFVISWQYHLRLLEVISYTDAPLWLIIAAFSVPPALLWSYDDSLFRQINYKRFQPFARSLTWVFFSITFYSLSFRGLWQGRMVGYQTQFRDTPLATWLPLIDVAIFTILAVWQWWYLLRPTQNQQRQQRDVKSIFIGGLIVITAIVIFVHQAITPIPVIPIFAFNLLLAVLAFGLIREALELSERCPFWGGIVLLTLQIISRMLEYDTALLLKSLIFVLCGVGVIIAGLWFERYLSSLPTASENIS comes from the coding sequence ATGTTATTAGATAATTTTCGCCGTAAGTTGCGTACTGAAGCGCAACTATGGCAGAGTGAAGGGCTAATTGATGCCGATTTATATCAAAGATTGGCACAAAGGTATGAATTTGATCATCTAGAAACGGCTGCTCGCGATCGCTTCGTTTTTATCTTAATCGCGGTTGGGGCAATCTTGTTAGGCTTAGGTGTAATTACTTTTGTAGCTGCCAACTGGCAAGCTTTGACTAGAGCTGTCAAGTTAATTCTACTATTAAGTTTGTTCTTGGTGACAAATATTGCTGGCTTTAGCCTGTGGAAACCAGCCACCAGAAATAATCAGACTTCCAGAGACAGACAACGCCGTCAACGCGTCTTAGGAGAAGGCTTGCTAATTGTAGGCTCTTTGACCATAGGTGCTAATATGGCGCTATTAGCACAGATGTACCATGTTAGCGGTTCAAGTTACGAACTGTTCTTAGGTTGGGGATTAGCTGTTTTGCTGATGGCGTACACTCTGCGCTTGACTTCCTTGGGAATGCTTGCCCTGATTTTAATGCTAATAGGGTCTAGGATAGGATTTTTCAATTGGTACTTTGGAGTTGATGAGTTGACATGGGGAAAGACAGTTATAGAACATTTGCCATTAGTCTTAAGCTTGCTGTTTGTACCTTTAGCTTACTGGTGTCGTTCCCGTTGGATTTTTAGAATTACAGCGATCGCATTTGTGATATCCTGGCAATATCATCTGAGGTTGTTGGAAGTTATCAGCTACACAGATGCTCCACTTTGGCTTATTATAGCTGCGTTTAGTGTTCCCCCAGCCTTACTGTGGAGTTATGATGATTCACTGTTTCGGCAAATTAATTATAAACGGTTTCAGCCATTCGCGCGATCGCTAACTTGGGTGTTTTTTAGCATTACATTTTATTCTCTATCTTTCCGTGGGTTGTGGCAAGGGCGGATGGTTGGTTATCAAACTCAATTTAGGGATACTCCCTTAGCAACCTGGCTACCTTTGATAGATGTGGCAATTTTCACAATTTTAGCTGTATGGCAATGGTGGTATTTGTTACGTCCAACCCAAAACCAACAGCGTCAGCAAAGAGATGTAAAAAGTATTTTTATTGGCGGCTTGATTGTGATAACTGCCATAGTCATCTTTGTGCATCAAGCTATTACTCCCATTCCAGTTATTCCCATCTTTGCGTTTAATCTGCTTTTAGCAGTTTTGGCATTTGGACTAATTCGAGAAGCACTGGAATTAAGTGAAAGATGCCCCTTTTGGGGTGGCATAGTATTACTAACACTACAAATTATTAGCCGAATGCTAGAGTACGACACCGCCTTATTATTGAAATCCTTGATTTTTGTCTTATGCGGTGTTGGGGTAATTATCGCCGGTTTGTGGTTTGAGCGTTATTTGTCTTCTCTACCAACTGCATCTGAAAATATTTCGTAA